The Microcebus murinus isolate Inina chromosome 9, M.murinus_Inina_mat1.0, whole genome shotgun sequence nucleotide sequence aaatccCCAGTATCTCCAGTTCTTGTTAAGTATTTCTTACATACTTCAGTGACATTGTATGTGTATTGCAAGAGAGGAGTGTAGTATACCATATAACCAAGGCAGGTATAATGgtcattttcatatttcttatacCTATTTCCTTTACCCTATGTTGTGTTCTGTAGAGAAAGTCGCTGCACTTTGATTTGTTATCATCGCTGTTATTTCATTCCCAGTGCTATTTGGGTATTCACTATTTATTTATCTGAAGATCAGTGGTTGTATGTTGTTGGAAAACAGAGCTACCAATGCCTCTAGCCACTGGTTCTCTTTCATCCCTGGTGATTTAGACTAAACCAAGTGTTATAGTTGTTAGCCTAGCAGAAACCAGCCTACTTTGAACTTGTCTTGGTACTATTCTCCTATCCATTATCTGAAACTTGAGGATGTGATTTCTTGAGACAGGACACCTTACTCAGTATGGacacactgaaataaaatatttaatattcttggtGAAAATTAAGTCAGTGGCATATATCCTGTATTGTTTTCACTATAATGAATTGGTTATTGAATCAAGCATATGATGATTACTATGCACCTGCCAGTTAAGGCTAAGGTAAGAACAAAATTTAATTGTGAAGAGATAAACTTACTAGCTGAAGTATTTGTAAGGGAGCTACGGAAGTGATATTCCAAACAGCAATAGTGCCTAAAACTCAACAGGAAAACAGTGTTAAGCTGCATATCATCATATCTCTTCTAACACGagtgtctggcacaaagtaaATACATGGTAAATATTGATTGAGTGAATAgattaatgaatgaaaaagggAATTAAGAACTAGTGTCTATTTGCTTTTCTCATCTAttgaaaaatcaatgtaaaataaatatttagataacTTTTAAGCCATTGAAACTTATCTAATTAAGTTAAAAGGATCACTATATCAAAGTTAGTTGCACTGCAGGCCATCTATCCTATTTAAATATagcctttaaaaattaagtatattgTAGGTTTAGGTCTTTCATTcatggagaaaattttaattttagcactTCTCTTTTCTGTATACTTCtgttattttggaaaacattctagacctttttccaatttttctacttttgtccATTATATGGGAACAACATGGAACCTTACAGACTTAAGCTGGTTCAGATTCTCTTATAGCAAAGATAGAAGGACTAGGGAATTTTTTGTAACCATGTCTATAACACACATGAACTATGTTAATATTGGCAATAATATACCCAGAATAAAAGCATACACATAAATAAAGATTATCTAATACAAACAAGTGAGAACCTTGACTTGAGGCACTATTGTTATCTATACTGTGTAACTTACTAGAAAATAATCCATAATGTTGTCCTCCAAGTTGTATTGTACTTGTGCTATAAGAGCTCTGTGCTTCTTGCACTGATTTTCCTCTGATCAGTTTCATACTATTTGTGATAAGGTAGAAACAAGAAATAATACTTAATATTAAATTGTTGAGCAACTCTAAAGTCTTAATAAACCAATAAACCAGCTTAGTAGCAGCCTAAACCCAGGTGgtctaatactttttttttttttttgagatgaggtctcaccccatgttgcccaggctggtgtctaactcttgggctcaagcgatcctcccacctcagtctctggAGTGTCTGGGATTATAGTCATGTACAACCCTGTCTAGGGTAATACTGTTTAGTAGTGatcttaatttgaaataaatctgTTGTAAAATTGATACCAATAAGTTATTTGGAACATAATacagtaaaaaggaacaaagatctTGAAGcaacttttcaaatttttaaatattttaaatatattttaactctcTGTACAAAGACTAACTTGTGGGGAATAACCATgtaatatttgtttcctttctactcagaaacattttaaatatatatatatatgtatgccatCTAAATTTTAAGGAGACACAAATATAATAACTCTTTATCACAAAGTTCAAAGGTATTTTCCATTCAATTCTGGGATTTAATTTCAATTAAcgaattctgtttaaaaattttttgtaactatatataatgcaatattaattttaaaaagccagatgcaaaagTATATGCAATGAAagtagtagaaaataaatttaaatgtcatttatctTCATGTAGGATGACTGcaggcaatttttattttctcttctatatttttactgttaCTTTTATGGtaagcatgtattacttttataattagaaaaattacaaTTTCCTATAAAGTAATTGAATTACAAATGTAGTTTTGTTGTAATCTCCTAGATGGAAACTACTGACATGCTTTTAACATCTTTTGTGTGTATAAATGGTAATATAATatggtgactttttaaaaataatgccttaacatttttatatctttaaataatttaagcttCTGCTTGGTATCAAAGGAACCTGGAGaaagaggaattaaaaataattaattaatttctttctactttttagatGCCAGAATTCCAGAAAAATTCAGTTCACATCAAGAACCCTACAAAAGTAGAAGAAATTATCTGTGGACTTATCAAAGGAGGAGCTGCCAAACTTCAGGTGAACAATTAACAAGAAGCCTTtattgccgggcatggtggctcacacctgtaatcctaacactctgggaggtcaaggcgggtggatcgcttaaagtcaggagttcaaaaccaacctgagcaagagttagaccctgcctctactaaaaatagaaataaattattggccaactaaaaatatatagaaaaaattagctgggcatggtggcacatgcctgtagtctcagctactccagaggctgaggcaggaggatcgcttgagcccaggagtttgaggttgctgtgagctaggctgatgccgtggcactctagctcgggcaacagagtgagaccctgtctccaaaaaaaagaaagaagaagccTTTATTAttaagctttcatttttaatgttcaaGCAGATTCAGTCATGTTCTGTTTTGATAAAATCTGATTAAATCAAGTTTAGACAATTTTTGCCTGTCCTTTAGGGATGTAAAATCTACAAAACACATCTAGAGTTGTAAAACACACAGAATACTgcattggaaaaacaaacaaaaattaataacctGAGATAATCTTGGGTTTTCATTAGTATTAAGTTAACTAATACTGTATATAAATACTAAAccattttaagaataatattaaaagtatGTAGTTTCAAATTGCTCTTCGATGCTTAAATAAATCATAGTAGTTCAAATTAAGATGTAATGTTATAAAGaagataattgatttttttcaagaaattgtctctctttttgaaaggaatattttaaatgtaaattaaaccaACAATATGGATAttcaactaaaaaaattattccttttttttttttttttttatagagattgggtctcactatgtcacccaggctggagtacagtggtacctgattatagctcactgcagcctcaaattcctgggctcaagcgaccctcccacaacagcctcccaagtagccaccatgcctgactaactttgttttttaacttttcatagaGACAAGGTCTGTTCATTaatgtgttgcccaggctggtcttgaactcttgacttcaagtgatcctcctgcctcagcctcctaaagtgctgggattatatgcctggctcttttttttttttttttctagtttttaaaattgatacataataattatacatatttatgaggtacatgttATATtgtgatacatgcatacaatgtgtaatgatcaaatcaagataattaggatatccatcaccccaaacatctatgatttctttgtgttgagaacattccaaatcttctagctattttgaaatgtacaataaattatcattaactataatcaccctacTCTGCAATTGAACACGAGAActtcttctatctaactataattttatacccattaaccaacctatTTTCAttcccccaccctcctgcctttctcagcctctggtaaccatcattctgtCTACCTTCATGAGATCAACTCTTTtacctcccacatatgagtgagaacatgcagtatttgtctctctgtgcctggtttattttactttaaccTAATGACCTCTAGACTTAGCAATGTTGCTGCATATGATGgcattccttttttatatatatattttgattttgtttattggttttctattttgtattttattttttgtatccttttctatggctgaataatcatattttaattgatGACAATGCTAGGACACTTAAGATAGCACCTTGTAGTTAAGGTCATTCCCAGGATTTTATAAATGAACTGTGTGATAAAACTCAATGTAGAGAAAATAACCTACAACGGGGGCCAAGGACTGAGCACAGTCCCATGCATATAGGAAAGCATGCAGTATGCATCTGGGTAGCACATGGAAATGCTGCCCGTGGTGGCTATGTTTACATAATGCCTTTCTCCTGTTTCTTAACAGATAATAACAGACTTTGATATGACACTCAGTAGATTTTCCCACAAAgggaaaagatgcccaacatgtCACAGTAAGTGGTATTCTTAAACAAATTCATAAAAGTatgtaatcattattttaagatcCTTTTTTACCTGTGTTACTTGTGAGAtgattgagttttttaaaattcattttggatATTGGATGTGAGGAGACCtgcttttcttattatatttggaggatttttttccccatgttgtATATAAATGGCTATTTTCATGTATGGTTTTGGTACCAAAGGGAATGGAgccttccaaaatatttttcgCCAAATATGGTCTGtactttattgaataaatatttaaatcattttatactCTGAGTTAACCTAAAGAAACAGTATTTATCTAATACTCAGTTTTCTGGGAATTTTATCAAGTCTTTGCatcatttatgtataaattaaGTAAAACCTAGTCATTCAATAAATCTCAAGTTAAATTATATTCCTAGGATAACTATACCTTTTTGTTTTCCAACTTGGCGGTGAGTTTTTAGATAATACTCTTCAATCTGACCAGGAAACAGTGAAATAAGCCCTCTCAATTGAGTTTTAGTACATGtatgaattaaaaaatcatttctatttaGAAACTGCTAAAAATTTCACACTCTTTACCCCAGTAATTCCTCTTTGGAGAATTTCTAAGTAAGTAATCCCAAatgtagggggagggggaaagctttattcacaaaaacagTAGTAAGTAAgcacaacataaaattatttctaagggccaggtgcagtggctcactcctataatcctaggtCTTagtgagactgaggcaggaggattgcttgaggacaggagtttaagaccaacctgagcaacataaccagacctgatctctacaaaaaaatagaaaaattagccaggcttggtggcgtgcacctgtagtcccagctactcaggaggctgaggcaggaggattgcttgagcccaggagtttgaggttgcagtgagctatgatgacgccactgtactctagcccaggcaacagagcaagactctgtctcataaataaatcattcattcggccgggcgcggtggctcacgcctgtaatcctagcactctgggaggccgaggcgggcggattgctcaaggtcgggagttcgaaaccagcctgagcgagacctcgtctctactaaaaatagaaagaaattaattgaccaactaaaagtatatatacaaaaaattagccgggcatggtggcgcatgcctgtagtcccagctactcgggaggctgaggcaggaggatcgcttgagcccaggagtttgaggttgctgtgagctaggctgacgccacggcactcactctagcctgggcaacaaaagtgagactctgtctcaaaaaaaaaaaaataaataaaaaaaaaataaatcattcattcattcattctaataGCAAATGCtttgaatgaaccttgaaaaagTTTAACACTGCAGAAATGGTATAAATTCTGTTCTTTAATTACATGGAAAAGGCCccgtgcagtggctcatgcctataatcctagcactctgggaggccaaggcaagaagaggattacttgagctcaggagttcaagaccagccagcctgagcaagaacaagacctcgtctctactaaaaatagaaaatttagctggatgtggtggcatgtgcctgtaataccagggaggctgaggcaggaggatcacttgagcccaggactttgaggttgctgtgagctagagtgatgccatggcactctagcccaggtgacaaagacagactctgtctcaaaaaaaaaaaaaaaaaaattacatggaaaaATATAGGCTACAGtgtgaaatgaaaaaggaaaaattcaaccTTACAGATTTGGTATGatctcttatttaatttaatatagatAAAACTTTTAAGATGGAAaggaaatatactaaaatattagtGATTTATTATTGAATGGTAAAACagtaatttttgtttccttctttgcaGTGATctgtattttccagatttttacGTTAACCATTTGCTATCTTTTTActaatgtatatttcaaatatctattttcttctatttaatcataaagaagaaaatggaaacagttCACAATGTTTAAGACATTGCATTGTCTAGGTCAGTGATACTAAATGAGCAACCATtaaatctcatattttaaaacCTCTAGCTTCTCTAGCAACGCCAAGTGAATTATACTACTGAGACCAAAAGTTGTAATAACTATGCTGGTTGACTTAGTATTTAAACCTAAAAGAAAAgttgattaaaaaattattcatgaggccggcgcggtggctcatgcctgtaatcctagcactctgggaggccgaggtgggcagattgctcaaggtcaggggttggaaaccaccctgagcaacagcgagaccccgtctctactataaatagaaagaaattaattggccaactaatatatatagaaaaaattagccaggcatggtggcgcatgcctgtagtcccagctactcgggaggctgaagcaggaggatcgcttgagcccaggagtttgaggttgctgtgagctaggctgacgccatggcactcactctagcctgggcaacaaaatgagactctgtctcaaaaaaaaaaaaaaaattattcatgatagcAGTAGCATCAGAGTATTTCTTTTAATGcctgttttgctttctctctttagATATCATTGACAACTGTAAACTGGTTACAGATGAATGTCGGGAAAAGGTAAGCACCAACAGTAATCCAGAGTTACTCAAAAACTTCATTATCCTTTTTTCCTGAGACTTTCTTCAGGTGCATTCACACAAATAAGAATGGATGAAAATGCTTATAGccatacctggcacatagcaagcacaCAGTAAATGTTAGGCTTATTGTATGAATTACATGTTTAcagcatattttaaagataaaattagcagtaactttttaataataaaactgagATTAAAACTCTTAAATGATTACCAAAACACTCTGGATTTCTTACCTTAACTAGAGAATTAAAACACAAGTACTTAAGTTTTATGTAGGTTTTATTCCCTTATATTGATCAGAAATTTACTTCAGTACTTTGCCTAAATAATTGTGAATATACAACTCAAAATGTCAATcaatgggaggccaaggcgggcggattgctcgaggtcaggagttcaaaaccagcctgagcaagagcgagaccccgtctctactataaatagaaagaaattaattggccaactgatatatatatatataattagccagccatggtggcacatgcctgtagtcccagctactcgggaggctgaggcagtaggattgcttgagtccaggagtttgaggttgctgtgagctaggctgatgccgtggcactcactctagcctggacaacaaagcgagactctgtctcaaaaaaaaaaaaaaaatgtcaatcaaATTTAATACGTTTATATGAGAACTAAAATGGGTTTTTTTGAtttggagtcttgctctgtcacttgggttggagtgccatggcgtcagcctagctcacaacaacctcaaactcctgggctcaagtgattctcctgcctcagcctcccgagtagctgggattataggcgctcaccaccatgcctggctataaaGTGTTTCTGTAGTGATAATTTGATTATTAGTTGGTTTCACCTAATTGCTCACCTGAAAATACTTTACAAAAGAACGGGAGCTTTTTGCAGGTGTATTTAATTACATGTACACTAAGATCAACAAATATGTCTTCAGTCAATTGATGCATTAGCTCAATTTATAAAGCAGTTTATGGAAAATACTTGTTTacattattttgctttctgtaaAACTAAGTAGATTAATGGCAACTCTATATTCTTcatgatttattcatttctttctagttattgAAACTAAAGGAAAAGTATTATGCTATTGAAGTTGATCCTTCTCTTACTGTAGAACAGAAGTACCCACATATGGTAGAATGGTAAGTGTGTGTTGAGCAGTGGGagggttaaaaaaataataaaacaatattacaGTCATAACTGATAGTTTATTTCCCCCTGTATTGCATATAAATAGATTCATAAATTATACAGTGAGTTGGAGCAgtgaattaaatataataaaatgaaatctaattCTCTAACATTCTaggatatgttttattttgtttaatctatTTAAGATGAGGTTCCataggaataaattaaaaatcctgcacttaaatcttaaaattagaaacaataatttttcttaagtacATGCACAAGATGTGGCTGAATGTgtaaataaaaggaattataatttaaattgaCTCTAAACTCAGTTGAAGCCAGCAGGTGACATGGTTACTGAGAAATAGACCTCTGGTGTTGATTGCATTAATCAAAACGTAGTGTTCCAAGCAGACCACACATCAAAGCATTGTTCCAGGGTTCTGGAAGAATGCTGTTAAGAGAAATCTTGAAAACCTCAAAAGAGTCAGAGGAGTCCACCAGGATGATCAGAGGTGTCTGAGCCATCCTATCTAAGGCACATTTCAAGGAATAGAATATGCTTTGAGAAGTAACaacttgttttaaaatcttaagaGACCAGGAATGatatttgtcttcattttctcattacTTAACAGGGTACCCTACACAGCTCATTTGTGTTTATGATATTAAATgttgaaatgaaattaaatgttgAAAAGACTTAACTGTACACACCTGTAGCAGTAGAACTGGAATTAGACTTGGAATGCTTAAGAAGATTTATTTCAGCGTGGTCAAGGGCTGTCTGGCAGTTAGAGCTTTCTGCCAATGGAATAAGCTTCCTTTGGAGAATGAGTCCACTGACATGACAGAACCTGacccaggcagagagaagaatcACTCAGGAATATTATAGGTGTCAGGTGAAGAattagagttttttttcttttttggctattTAATAGTTGTAACGGGTGAGAGTTAGGTTGTAAAGGTCTGTTATACTGAGATGCCGTGATTATAGgtgtttttacataaatataaagcaGGCCAATCTATACATAACAATTTTCATAAAAAggattttctctcttcctcaccaGACAGCATCTTCAGAATGTAGACATTTCATGAAAATTCAAACTACAAACAGTTTGAAAAAATGGCTTTGCTCTAATTCTTATTGCAAttagaaaaatgattatttcccCCTAGGCTGGATTGAGTTCTTATCTGTAGACTGAGGAAAGGTTTACAGCAGTTTCCTCTCTTTACCTTATTAACATACTTAAGCTAAGCCCAAGTTTGAGGGAACTGGGAAATTCAGTAAGAACATGCTTATCACATTTTGAGACTAATGGGGTATACATTCCTTAGTGGTGAATTTAAATCTCTAATCAAATATGATAAACAAAACTCACTTTCTCACACTAAAGAATGCTTTCTAATAAAgataatagttttaatttgttttaatttatattttttttctttgatcataAACTTCAGGTACAATAAATCACATCGTTTGCTTGTTGAACAATCTTTACCAAAAGCTAAACTTAAAGAAATTGTGGCAGAATCTGATGTTATGCTCAAGTAagttttttttggtgttttttgttgttgttgtttacagACTTGAAGTATTGTTAAATATGTATTCAATTGtgtatttttactaaaataaggtatataatattacatatataaacatcCAAAATATGCCATATGCCATCTATCACAAAACAGATAGTAGTGAGATAAGGAATTTAGGATAACATGGTAGATCTTGGTGTAGATACTAAGAAGCTTACGAGATTGaagtactaatttatatttccttcatcCAGATTAAAAACTTCAAgattaattcataaattttttaaactaagaccattttaacaatttttagcaAAATACTTTTGAAAGACATAGAATATGAAAGGAATGTATAAATCCAGTTGAAAAAGATTTAGCTAAGTACCCTGtttctaaatttatatgaatCTACTTTCTGAATTCTCAAACTTCTCTGAAAACTATTTCTAGGGAAgatgaatataattaaaatatttacaattcttGAATTATTAGCTATAAGAAGCTTTAAGCTTATTTTCAATACTGTTTACCACTTCTTAAAAAATTCAACTCATTCGGGTAAATATGATGCTTCTTTTTGGGTTTTTGGATTATGCTATATTTTAAGGTGACTACTTCTAAGGAGGAAATTgtcaaattgtcaaaaagaatgtGAGGACAGCTAGTGGATATTACATTCCTTTGTAGGCAGCAACAATTTTATTTAACCTATAAATAGCCTAAGAAGagtaaaaggggaagaaaaggttTTTTTAAGATCTTAGGAAAGAGAAATGCTAGATGCTTTTCTGGCAATAGGGAAGGTAGATGAATAGTGTATACAGCAAGCAGCCTTCCACTTCACCCTAAGTGGGGTTTTCAAGTTGTAGTTTAactatctttttctgttttatttttataagagacagggtctcactcttgctcaggctgatcttcaactcctgagctcgggCAATCCTCACGTAATTAGCCCCTTacgtagctgggagtacaggcacgtGCGGCTGTGTCTTTGAAAAGGGTTTAAATTATGAGCTGAAGGCTTATATTCATACTCAGTGACTCTAAATACATCTAGTTTGTACTCTTAGAATTGATTAAAAGGAAGGTGAAGCATTAACTGTTATTTGAAAAACTTTCATTACTAGTATTAATATCTTAGATACCATCAACAACCCTTTTAGGCAGTCTTTTGAAATGAGAATATAAGTGAGCCATAGAATCAGgtagaaatatttcattctttaaacTTCTAAGTGAAGAGGGGCTATATCTTGCTCTTTAACCATCAGTTTGTGCTACATCTTCCAGGGAAGGATATGAGAATTTCTTTGATAAGCTCCAACAACACAGTATCCCGGTGTTCATATTTTCAGCTGGTATCGGTGACGTTCTAGAGGAGATTATCCGTCAAGCTGGTGTTTATCATCCAAATGTCAAAGTTGTGTCCAACTTCATGGATTTCGATGAAAATGTAAGAATATCAaatcattattttgtttgtttgtttttagagacagggtctcgctcagtcGCCCCAGCTAGAacgcagtggcgtcatcataactcactgtagcctcaaactcctggactcaagtgatcctcctgccttggcctctcaaagtgctgggattacaggcatgagccactgtgcccagctcaaaTCATTCttcataattacttttaaaatctgaaaatattttaacttaattactttaaaactctgaaaatattttaatcatgtgaatgtattattattaatgtatattcATTAAATTAGGCCACATGGATATGCCTACTATGGGACTCTCCACTTTTCCCagtgttattcatttttaaaaacaatatagcCTTCTTAAATTTTCATTCCTCAAGCTATAGACTaacaataaaattagtaaaatttttaGAGTAATTTAATGCAGCAACTCTGAAAACTTAACATTCATAGTTGGAAAAAAGGTGAATTAGAACTGATGTTTTTTGACCAAGGTTTTTAATTAAGACAGTGTATTATGAAATACGTAAGATGGAATATTTTGGTtaggaacaaaatgaaaagcaaaagtggAGTTTTTAACTCATTTTGTTTTACCACTTAAGGTAGTCTCTAAAAAATCATTGACTTCCTGGGGCCCTTCTTAGCTATCATGAATGTGACTGGATTTAAGTGCTTTGAGATCTCTAATATCAAAGATAAATGTacaaatatgatgaaataatagtgacatttattaaaatttgcaaaatatgaaaatccaataaatagaattttcaaaacctattatttcaaaagatttatatttttatagggaGTACTCAAAGGATTTAAAGGAGAACTAATTCATGTATTTAACAAACATGATGGTGCCTTGAagaatacagaatattttaatcaACTAAAAGACAATAGCAACATAATTCTGCTGGGAGACTCCCAAGGAGACTTAAGAATGGCAGATGGGGTAGCCAATGTTGAACACATTCTGAAAATTGGATATCTAAATGATAGAGTAAGTATAAAGATCTGTAATTTAACTTTCTTGCTAAGAAAAAATTAGGATGAAACTTTATAGGTAATTATTGCCAAAGGTACCTGAAAAAGCAGTTAATTCACAGACATTTTGATTATTCTTTACCCCTTCACTTTGGTGATGATTAAAGGAGTTGGTACACACATGCATGCTATAGGTATTGGGGGAAGGGAAGGTATTATATGCGAGGCTTCTGTGTCCTCCACTcactagagcaggtgtcctcaaactacagcctgggGTCCAGGTGTTTTGGGGGCccgcctgccaggtgtttttgccgatgctgcctgtcctg carries:
- the NT5C3A gene encoding cytosolic 5'-nucleotidase 3A isoform X3, which produces MDRAAVARVGAVASASVCALVAGVVLAQYIFTLKRKTGRKTKIIEMMPEFQKNSVHIKNPTKVEEIICGLIKGGAAKLQIITDFDMTLSRFSHKGKRCPTCHNIIDNCKLVTDECREKLLKLKEKYYAIEVDPSLTVEQKYPHMVEWYNKSHRLLVEQSLPKAKLKEIVAESDVMLKEGYENFFDKLQQHSIPVFIFSAGIGDVLEEIIRQAGVYHPNVKVVSNFMDFDENGVLKGFKGELIHVFNKHDGALKNTEYFNQLKDNSNIILLGDSQGDLRMADGVANVEHILKIGYLNDRVDELLEKYMDSYDIVLVQDESLEVANSILQKIL
- the NT5C3A gene encoding cytosolic 5'-nucleotidase 3A isoform X1; translated protein: MTNRESAVLVKMMPEFQKNSVHIKNPTKVEEIICGLIKGGAAKLQIITDFDMTLSRFSHKGKRCPTCHNIIDNCKLVTDECREKLLKLKEKYYAIEVDPSLTVEQKYPHMVEWYNKSHRLLVEQSLPKAKLKEIVAESDVMLKEGYENFFDKLQQHSIPVFIFSAGIGDVLEEIIRQAGVYHPNVKVVSNFMDFDENGVLKGFKGELIHVFNKHDGALKNTEYFNQLKDNSNIILLGDSQGDLRMADGVANVEHILKIGYLNDRVDELLEKYMDSYDIVLVQDESLEVANSILQKIL
- the NT5C3A gene encoding cytosolic 5'-nucleotidase 3A isoform X2 — its product is MPEFQKNSVHIKNPTKVEEIICGLIKGGAAKLQIITDFDMTLSRFSHKGKRCPTCHNIIDNCKLVTDECREKLLKLKEKYYAIEVDPSLTVEQKYPHMVEWYNKSHRLLVEQSLPKAKLKEIVAESDVMLKEGYENFFDKLQQHSIPVFIFSAGIGDVLEEIIRQAGVYHPNVKVVSNFMDFDENGVLKGFKGELIHVFNKHDGALKNTEYFNQLKDNSNIILLGDSQGDLRMADGVANVEHILKIGYLNDRVDELLEKYMDSYDIVLVQDESLEVANSILQKIL